In Mycoplasmopsis phocirhinis, the DNA window CTTATTTATTTTCACTATTAAATTTTTCAATAACTGTTTTTATATCGTTAAATACAAAAGACAAAGCAGCATCGGCAGCAACAGAGCAAACTTTTTCAATGATATTCATTTCTAAAGCTGAAAAATTACTTAAAACTCAATTTTTTAACTCTATATTCATGTCTCTGCCTATTCCTATTCTTAAGCGTTTAAAATCATTGCAAGGAAAAAAATGTAAAACATTTTTAACGCCATTATGTCCGGCACTAGAACCACCAATTTTAATTGCTGCTTGACCTAATTTAAAATCTTTTTCGTCATAAATAATCATCACGTCTGAACTATCAATTTTATAAAAATTACATAAAGCGTGTATAAATTCACCTGATTTATTCATGTAGGTTGATGGTTTAGCAACTATAAAACCATCGCCAATCCCAAATTTACCATTAAATTTATCTTTATTTAAT includes these proteins:
- the pth gene encoding aminoacyl-tRNA hydrolase, which produces MKLIVGLGNIGNEYKFTRHNAGFLVIDKLIEKTGIKLNKDKFNGKFGIGDGFIVAKPSTYMNKSGEFIHALCNFYKIDSSDVMIIYDEKDFKLGQAAIKIGGSSAGHNGVKNVLHFFPCNDFKRLRIGIGRDMNIELKNWVLSNFSALEMNIIEKVCSVAADAALSFVFNDIKTVIEKFNSENK